One genomic window of Phalacrocorax aristotelis chromosome 23, bGulAri2.1, whole genome shotgun sequence includes the following:
- the LIMD2 gene encoding LIM domain-containing protein 2 isoform X1, with translation MFQATEPASPPPTHEAKNSSGGSTVQRSKSFSLKAQVKEVCTACQKTVYPMERLVADKFVFHNACFCCKHCHTKLSLGSYAALHGEFYCKPHFQQLFKSKGNYDEGFGRKQHKELWVHKEVESVTKSA, from the exons ATGTTCCAGGCCACGGAACCCGCCAGCCCACCCCCAACTCAT GAGGCAAAGAACAGCTCAGGAGGCAGCACAGTGCAGCGCTCCAAG TCCTTCAGCCTGAAGGCACAAGTGAAGGAGGTGTGCACTGCCTGCCAGAAAACCGTCTATCCCATGGAGCGGCTGGTGGCGGATAAATTCGTCTTCCACAACgcctgcttctgctgcaagCACTGCCACACCAAGCTCAG cctgggcaGCTACGCGGCGCTCCACGGGGAATTCTACTGCAAGCCCCACTTCCAGCAGCTCTTCAAGAGTAAAGGCAACTACGACGAGGGCTTTGGGCGCAAGCAGCACAAGGAGCTGTGGGTGCACAAGGAGGTGGAGAGCGTGACCAAGTCGGCATGA
- the LIMD2 gene encoding LIM domain-containing protein 2 isoform X2 yields the protein MEAKNSSGGSTVQRSKSFSLKAQVKEVCTACQKTVYPMERLVADKFVFHNACFCCKHCHTKLSLGSYAALHGEFYCKPHFQQLFKSKGNYDEGFGRKQHKELWVHKEVESVTKSA from the exons ATG GAGGCAAAGAACAGCTCAGGAGGCAGCACAGTGCAGCGCTCCAAG TCCTTCAGCCTGAAGGCACAAGTGAAGGAGGTGTGCACTGCCTGCCAGAAAACCGTCTATCCCATGGAGCGGCTGGTGGCGGATAAATTCGTCTTCCACAACgcctgcttctgctgcaagCACTGCCACACCAAGCTCAG cctgggcaGCTACGCGGCGCTCCACGGGGAATTCTACTGCAAGCCCCACTTCCAGCAGCTCTTCAAGAGTAAAGGCAACTACGACGAGGGCTTTGGGCGCAAGCAGCACAAGGAGCTGTGGGTGCACAAGGAGGTGGAGAGCGTGACCAAGTCGGCATGA
- the LOC142068033 gene encoding E3 ubiquitin-protein ligase RNF113A-like, with translation MAEEGSVCSFVFKKRGPAAGRGRRKRPSSDQEQESSGDEGSTVVRKERRRETPNPMIQKTRRCMKERPAYALSSSDDDDPSKEIGVTYKSTRSAKPVGPEDMGATAVYELDTEKEKDAQAIFERSQKIQEELRGKEDDKIYRGINNYQKYVKPKDTSMGNASSGMVRKGPIRAPEHLRATVRWDYQPDICKDYKETGFCGFGDSCKFLHDRSDYKHGWQIERELDEGRYGVNDEENYEVSSDEEDMPFKCFICRSSFKNPVVTKCRHYFCESCALQHYRKSQRCYVCDKQTNGVFNPAKELMAKLEKHKGEEEEEEEQQHSDHRENPQ, from the exons ATGGCGGAGGAAGGGTCGGTTTGCAGCTTCGTTTTCAAGAagcggggcccggcggcgggcaggggTCGGCGCAAGCGGCCCAGCAGTGACCAGGAGCAGG AGAGCAGCGGTGACGAGGGCAGCACCGTGGTGCGGAAGGAGCGGCGGCGGGAGACCCCCAACCCCATGATCCAGAAG ACCAGGAGATGCATGAAGGAGAGGCCTGCGTACGCGCTGAGCAGCAGTGACGATGATGATCCGTCAAAGGAGATCGGAGTTACTTACAAATCAACAAGGTCGGCG AAACCTGTTGGCCCAGAAGACATGGGAGCTACAGCAGTGTATGAACTggacacagagaaagagaaagatgccCAGGCCATCTTTGAGCGCAGCCAGAAAATCCAGGAG gagctgagaggaaaggaagatgaTAAAATTTACCGTGGTATTAACAACTACCAGAAGTATGTGAAGCCCAAAGACACATCAATGGGAAACGCCTCTTCAGGAATGGTCAG AAAAGGACCCATCCGAGCTCCGGAGCACTTGCGGGCCACGGTGCGGTGGGATTACCAGCCCGACATCTGCAAGGACTACAAAGAAACTGGGTTCTGCGGCTTTGGAG ACAGCTGCAAATTCCTCCACGACCGCTCGGACTACAAGCACGGCTGGCAGATCGAACGGGAACTGGACGAAGGCCGGTACGGAGTCAATG acgAGGAAAACTATGAGGTGAGCAGCGATGAGGAGGATATGCCTTTCAAATGCTTCATCTGCAGAAGTTCCTTCAAGAACCCCGTGGTCACCAA GTGTAGGCACTACTTCTGTGAGAGTTGTGCCCTCCAGCACTATCGCAAATCCCAGCGCTGCTATGTCTGTGACAAGCAAACCAATGGAGTCTTCAACCCAGCAAAAG agctcaTGGCAAAATTGGAAAAGCAcaaaggggaggaagaggaggaggaagagcaacAACATTCAGACCACAGAGAGAATCCGCAATAG